A region from the Coffea eugenioides isolate CCC68of chromosome 9, Ceug_1.0, whole genome shotgun sequence genome encodes:
- the LOC113782542 gene encoding codeine O-demethylase-like, translated as MLSPKKESSSPCTTDSTQKQVELDIGSFDLSQSKSSIQQEPVDAPESTVEDSSEKEEYSIARNRTRRDIRPPQRYANLVAYALSVAEKTDTVGEPSTYLEAFSCNDSAKWLIAMNEEIESLHQNETWVLVKTSSDKKNSWLQVGLQEKGRDTLDRYSKELKILAIKVLEQMTKALGMKLEDMTMLFQEGMQSMRMNYYPPCPQPELVMGLCRHSDTAGLTILLQVNEVEGLRIKKAGAWVPVVVPLSNAFIVNVGDILGIVTNGINKSVEHRATVNLHNERLSIATLLAPKLDGDMGPAPSLITPENPAIFRRIHMIDYLKAYFSRELDGKSFIDTMRTQIEDF; from the exons ATGTTATCTCCTAAAAAGGAGTCTTCTAGTCCTTGTACTACTGATAGTACACAGAAGCAGGTGGAGCTTGATATTGGCAGTTTCGATCTTTCTCAGTCCAAATCTTCTATTCAGCAAGAGCCAGTAGATGCACCTGAATCTACTGTTGAAGATAGTTCAGAAAAAGAGGAGTATTCCATAGCCAGAAATAGAACAAGGAGAGAcattcgaccaccacaaagatatgcaaatttagttgcatatgctttgtctGTTGCAGAAAAAACTGATACAGTTGGTGAGCCTTCCACCTATTTAGAAGCATTTTCTTGTAATGATTCTGCAAAGTGGTTGATTGccatgaatgaagaaattgaatctcttcATCAAAATGAAACTTGGGTTCTTGTAAAGACGTCGTcagataaaaaaaatagttgGTTGCAAGTTGGTCttcaagaaaaaggaag AGACACTCTAGATCGGTACTCAAAGGAATTGAAAATCCTTGCCATCAAGGTCCTTGAGCAAATGACAAAAGCATTAGGAATGAAGCTTGAAGATATGACAATGCTTTTTCAAGAAGGGATGCAATCAATGAGGATGAACTATTATCCTCCATGTCCCCAACCTGAGCTTGTGATGGGCCTTTGCCGCCACTCTGATACTGCTGGGCTTACCATATTACTTCAAGTCAATGAAGTGGAAGGCCTCCGAATCAAAAAGGCTGGAGCTTGGGTTCCTGTTGTTGTACCACTTTCTAATGCATTCATAGTCAATGTTGGAGACATTTTAGGG ATTGTGACAAATGGGATTAACAAGAGTGTTGAGCATCGGGCAACTGTGAATTTGCACAACGAAAGGCTTTCCATTGCGACGCTTCTCGCCCCAAAATTGGATGGTGATATGGGTCCAGCGCCAAGTCTTATCACCCCTGAAAATCCAGCAATTTTCAGAAGAATTCATATGATTGACTATTTAAAAGCGTATTTTTCCCGTGAACTAGATGGGAAATCATTCATTGACACAATGAGGACCCAAATCGAAGACTTTTAG